One window from the genome of Acidobacteriota bacterium encodes:
- a CDS encoding potassium-transporting ATPase subunit F, which yields MNGMHVLGAAAAAALLLYLLFALLKPEKLQ from the coding sequence ATGAATGGAATGCACGTCCTGGGAGCGGCGGCCGCTGCCGCTCTGCTCCTCTACCTCCTCTTCGCGCTGCTCAAGCCCGAGAAGCTCCAATGA